In a single window of the Aridibaculum aurantiacum genome:
- the hisA gene encoding 1-(5-phosphoribosyl)-5-[(5-phosphoribosylamino)methylideneamino]imidazole-4-carboxamide isomerase — protein MEIIPAIDIIDGKCVRLTEGDYDTVKVYNQDPLDAARQFEDAGLTRLHLVDLDGAKKGAVTNWKVLEKIAAKTKMVIDFGGGIKTDTDVRIVLESGAAYATVGSIAVKDEETFSSWLTTFGEDKFMLGADVKDEKITVGGWLETTGVWVYDFIEKYTAKGVTKIFCTDVSKDGKLEGPSIDLYKNIIEKFPTLHFIASGGVSNINDVYQLAEIGCKGVIIGKAIYEGRVTLQELVKVK, from the coding sequence ATGGAGATCATACCTGCTATAGACATCATTGATGGTAAATGTGTGCGGCTAACAGAAGGCGATTATGATACAGTAAAAGTTTACAACCAGGACCCGCTGGATGCAGCTCGTCAATTCGAAGATGCCGGTCTTACCCGACTGCACCTGGTAGATCTTGACGGTGCAAAGAAAGGCGCAGTTACCAATTGGAAAGTGCTGGAGAAGATAGCTGCTAAAACAAAGATGGTTATTGATTTTGGTGGTGGTATAAAAACAGATACAGATGTACGTATAGTTTTAGAGTCTGGTGCGGCTTATGCTACTGTAGGAAGCATAGCCGTAAAGGATGAAGAAACTTTTAGTAGCTGGCTCACCACATTTGGAGAAGACAAGTTCATGTTGGGCGCAGACGTGAAAGATGAAAAGATAACTGTTGGTGGATGGTTGGAAACTACCGGCGTTTGGGTATATGATTTCATTGAAAAGTATACAGCTAAAGGTGTCACTAAAATATTTTGTACTGATGTAAGTAAAGATGGAAAACTGGAAGGCCCATCTATTGATCTATACAAGAACATCATTGAAAAATTTCCTACACTTCATTTTATAGCAAGTGGTGGCGTAAGCAACATCAATGATGTGTATCAGCTGGCTGAGATTGGGTGCAAAGGTGTGATCATTGGCAAGGCAATTTATGAAGGGCGGGTAACACTGCAAGAACTGGTAAAAGTGAAATAA
- the hisH gene encoding imidazole glycerol phosphate synthase subunit HisH codes for MKIVIVKYNAGNVQSVLFALERIGAEAVVSDNPEEIKGADKVIFPGVGAAGTAMAYLRERKLDQLIKDLQQPVLGICLGMQLMCAHSEESDTTCLGIFKEEVKRFAPAEPSALLKVPQMGWNKIYNVKSDLMEEVSEGYCYFVHSYYAALGEHTIATADYIQPYSAALHRDNFYGVQFHPEKSAETGEKILANFLTRI; via the coding sequence ATGAAAATTGTTATAGTAAAATACAATGCAGGAAATGTTCAGTCAGTACTGTTTGCATTGGAACGAATAGGAGCAGAGGCTGTAGTTTCTGATAACCCGGAAGAAATCAAAGGCGCTGATAAAGTGATCTTTCCAGGGGTGGGTGCTGCGGGTACGGCTATGGCTTACCTGCGCGAAAGAAAACTAGATCAACTTATAAAAGATTTACAACAACCTGTACTTGGCATTTGCCTGGGCATGCAACTGATGTGTGCGCACAGCGAAGAAAGTGACACTACTTGCCTCGGTATTTTCAAGGAAGAAGTAAAACGTTTTGCTCCTGCTGAACCATCGGCATTACTTAAAGTGCCACAGATGGGTTGGAACAAGATATACAACGTGAAGAGTGATTTGATGGAAGAGGTTTCTGAAGGTTACTGCTACTTTGTTCACAGTTATTATGCTGCCTTAGGTGAACATACCATTGCCACTGCAGATTATATTCAACCTTATAGTGCAGCCTTACACCGCGATAACTTTTATGGCGTACAGTTTCACCCGGAGAAGAGTGCAGAAACAGGCGAAAAAATATTAGCAAACTTTCTTACTAGAATATAA
- a CDS encoding GNAT family N-acetyltransferase, with protein sequence MIAIRLASLSDLPSIRQIYNDVILHTTAVYDYEAHSEQMMQEWFANKEKDGFPIFVAVDGDAVIGFSTFGPFRRWAAYQYTVENSVYVAETARGKGAGRLLLNHVVDAAKLQGNHCIVAGIDATNQASISLHQSVGFKEVAHFKEVGYKFGRWLDLKFLQLMLDTPAIG encoded by the coding sequence ATGATAGCTATAAGACTTGCTTCTCTTTCTGATCTGCCTTCTATCCGGCAGATATACAATGATGTGATACTACATACAACTGCCGTTTACGATTATGAGGCTCATAGTGAGCAAATGATGCAGGAGTGGTTTGCAAACAAAGAAAAAGATGGTTTTCCCATTTTTGTAGCAGTAGATGGTGATGCCGTTATTGGCTTTAGTACCTTTGGCCCCTTTCGACGCTGGGCGGCGTATCAATACACGGTTGAAAACTCTGTGTATGTAGCAGAAACTGCCAGGGGGAAAGGAGCAGGAAGGTTATTGCTTAATCATGTAGTTGATGCAGCTAAGCTACAAGGTAATCATTGCATAGTGGCAGGGATTGATGCCACTAACCAGGCCAGTATTTCTTTACACCAGTCGGTTGGTTTTAAAGAGGTGGCTCATTTTAAAGAGGTAGGCTATAAGTTCGGCAGGTGGCTTGACCTGAAATTCTTACAGCTAATGTTAGATACACCTGCTATCGGTTAG
- a CDS encoding phosphoribosylanthranilate isomerase — protein sequence MSLIATENEPTKSPVIHQRIMVSGMVDINQMHQLYEENVQFAGLHFFPQSPYYILNHTTGETIKKEKLKVFKIGIFANASYEEIMKQVDAFGLDMVQLSGDETPYFCERISNYVSVIKGFHFVENDHMEWVIKDYYADCDMFLFNSSSTIYGTKTKQFNWRKLSGRNIGKPFLLSGAISPADVANIQRFRHDKVAKDLFSIVINSGFETAPGVKDMEAIRSFVQQVNQPLD from the coding sequence GTGTCATTAATAGCAACTGAAAACGAACCCACTAAATCGCCCGTTATTCATCAAAGAATAATGGTATCCGGAATGGTTGACATCAACCAGATGCACCAGTTATATGAAGAGAACGTGCAGTTTGCAGGTCTTCATTTCTTTCCACAGTCTCCATACTACATTCTCAACCATACTACCGGCGAAACAATAAAAAAGGAAAAGCTCAAGGTTTTTAAGATCGGCATTTTTGCCAATGCTTCTTACGAAGAGATCATGAAGCAAGTAGATGCGTTTGGGTTGGATATGGTGCAGTTAAGTGGTGATGAAACACCTTATTTCTGCGAAAGGATCTCAAATTATGTTTCAGTTATCAAGGGTTTTCATTTTGTAGAAAACGATCATATGGAGTGGGTAATTAAGGATTATTACGCTGACTGTGATATGTTTTTATTCAATTCATCTTCCACCATTTACGGAACAAAAACCAAGCAGTTCAACTGGCGGAAGCTTAGCGGCAGAAATATTGGTAAGCCTTTCTTGCTTAGCGGAGCTATTTCGCCGGCAGATGTAGCCAATATACAGCGCTTCCGGCACGATAAAGTGGCTAAAGATCTATTCTCCATAGTTATCAATTCAGGATTTGAGACTGCGCCTGGTGTGAAAGATATGGAAGCAATCCGTTCTTTTGTTCAACAAGTGAACCAGCCACTTGATTAA
- a CDS encoding GNAT family N-acetyltransferase, whose translation MSKLKRVCCLNTESFKHELMKIEHEASGNGGKFFIVSDNKQIAKMLYNVEDNSLQIYSTEVDKEHREQNLAGQMVEQAVAYATEKEWKIVPICSFAKAFIQKRPDLQHIL comes from the coding sequence ATGAGCAAATTGAAGCGGGTATGCTGTTTGAACACAGAGAGTTTCAAACATGAACTCATGAAAATAGAACACGAGGCAAGCGGCAACGGAGGAAAATTCTTTATTGTTTCTGATAACAAGCAAATAGCCAAAATGCTATATAATGTGGAAGACAATTCATTACAAATCTATTCTACAGAAGTAGACAAAGAGCACAGGGAGCAAAACCTGGCAGGGCAAATGGTGGAACAAGCCGTGGCATATGCTACTGAAAAAGAATGGAAGATTGTACCAATATGTTCATTTGCTAAAGCGTTTATTCAAAAAAGGCCTGACCTGCAGCATATACTATAA
- a CDS encoding DUF2147 domain-containing protein — protein sequence MKNLIVATILSLFMTTAVSANADAILGVWQNGSGKGHIQIYKENGKYFGKVIWLKEPLNSEGKPRLDVKNAEVEKRNKPIIGSIILRDFVYDDAEWNSGRIYNPEDGKEYKAFLKLKDSKTLSVRGYIGFSWIGKTDTWTKIR from the coding sequence ATGAAAAACCTGATTGTTGCTACTATACTTAGCTTATTTATGACCACTGCCGTTTCTGCCAATGCTGATGCCATACTAGGAGTTTGGCAAAATGGTAGCGGCAAAGGTCACATACAGATCTACAAAGAAAATGGCAAGTACTTCGGAAAGGTGATCTGGCTAAAAGAACCGCTTAACAGTGAAGGAAAACCAAGATTAGATGTTAAGAATGCTGAAGTGGAAAAAAGGAATAAACCCATCATTGGCTCCATCATACTACGCGACTTCGTATATGATGATGCTGAATGGAATAGCGGGAGGATTTATAATCCTGAAGATGGAAAAGAATACAAAGCTTTCCTGAAACTAAAGGATTCTAAAACACTTAGTGTTCGTGGTTATATCGGCTTTTCGTGGATTGGAAAAACAGATACCTGGACGAAGATCAGGTAA
- the hisB gene encoding bifunctional histidinol-phosphatase/imidazoleglycerol-phosphate dehydratase HisB, with protein MKRVLFIDRDGTIINEAPPTYQIDDFSKLEFYPYMFTYLTKIAAELDYELVMVSNQDGLGTDAFPESTFTPVHDFIMKALENEGIHFSAVHIDRSFPHEGLDTRKPSIGMLKDYLDKEKYDLENSYVIGDRITDVQLAKNLACKAIWLNNDPSLGGGEIADAVEALREVVAMETTEWKAIYEFLKQGLRVVEHERYTHETKISIKLNLDGTGKADIATGLGFFDHMLDQIARHGKLDMTVHAKGDLHIDEHHTIEDTGIALGEAFAKALADKRGMERYGFALPMDEAEAKVLVDFGGRNWLVWNAEFKREKIGEMPTEMFFHFFKSFSDAAKCNLNIECKGDNEHHKIEAIFKAFAKAIRMAVKRDPFSNHLPTTKGLL; from the coding sequence ATGAAAAGAGTATTATTTATAGACCGGGATGGGACCATTATCAATGAAGCGCCTCCCACTTACCAGATAGATGATTTCAGCAAGCTGGAGTTCTATCCTTACATGTTTACCTACCTGACTAAGATAGCCGCTGAATTGGATTATGAACTGGTAATGGTGTCTAATCAGGATGGACTAGGTACAGATGCATTTCCTGAATCTACTTTTACCCCAGTACATGATTTTATTATGAAGGCACTGGAGAATGAAGGCATTCATTTTTCTGCAGTTCATATAGATCGTTCATTTCCACATGAAGGATTGGATACCCGGAAGCCTTCTATCGGTATGCTGAAGGATTACCTTGATAAGGAGAAATATGATCTTGAGAATTCGTATGTAATTGGTGACAGGATCACAGATGTACAACTGGCAAAGAACCTGGCATGCAAAGCCATCTGGCTGAACAACGATCCTTCTTTAGGTGGTGGTGAAATAGCTGATGCGGTGGAAGCGCTGCGTGAAGTGGTAGCCATGGAAACAACTGAATGGAAGGCTATCTATGAATTCCTGAAGCAGGGGCTACGCGTAGTGGAACATGAACGTTATACACACGAGACTAAGATATCCATAAAGCTAAACCTGGATGGTACAGGTAAGGCAGATATAGCAACTGGGTTAGGTTTCTTTGATCACATGCTTGACCAGATAGCGCGTCACGGAAAATTAGATATGACAGTACACGCTAAAGGAGATCTGCACATTGATGAACATCACACCATAGAAGATACGGGGATAGCACTGGGAGAAGCCTTTGCTAAAGCACTTGCCGATAAGCGTGGCATGGAACGCTATGGATTTGCTTTACCCATGGATGAGGCAGAAGCAAAAGTGCTGGTGGATTTTGGTGGTCGTAACTGGCTGGTGTGGAATGCTGAATTCAAAAGGGAGAAGATAGGAGAGATGCCTACTGAAATGTTCTTTCACTTCTTTAAATCTTTTAGTGATGCTGCAAAATGCAACCTGAACATAGAATGTAAAGGAGATAATGAACACCATAAAATCGAAGCCATTTTCAAAGCTTTTGCCAAAGCAATCAGGATGGCAGTGAAGCGAGATCCGTTCAGTAACCATTTACCAACTACCAAAGGATTACTCTAA
- the ung gene encoding uracil-DNA glycosylase, with translation MDVQIEDSWKQILEQEFAKSYFQQVVTFLKVERAQKKVIYPPGQLIFNAFNTTPFHKVKVVILGQDPYHGPGQAHGLSFSVPKGVKPPPSLVNIFKELKADVGMPIPTSGDLTSWAQQGVLLLNAVLTVRAGEPASHATLGWTEFTNTVIQKLSDSRSGIVFMLWGRYAQEKQVLIDETKHHVLKAAHPSPFSADKGFFGCKHFSRANQLLVKQGVEPIDWMLHEEPAIKAES, from the coding sequence ATGGATGTGCAAATTGAAGATAGTTGGAAGCAAATATTGGAACAGGAATTTGCTAAGAGCTACTTTCAACAAGTGGTTACTTTTCTTAAAGTAGAACGTGCGCAGAAGAAAGTGATCTATCCTCCAGGCCAGTTAATCTTCAATGCCTTCAATACAACACCTTTTCATAAAGTGAAAGTGGTAATACTTGGGCAGGACCCATATCACGGGCCTGGACAGGCACACGGACTGAGCTTTTCAGTACCTAAAGGAGTAAAGCCACCACCAAGCCTTGTGAATATTTTTAAAGAGCTAAAGGCAGATGTTGGGATGCCTATTCCTACATCAGGTGACCTTACCAGTTGGGCTCAGCAAGGCGTTCTATTACTAAATGCTGTATTAACTGTAAGGGCCGGAGAACCTGCCAGTCATGCTACATTGGGATGGACCGAATTCACCAATACTGTTATTCAAAAACTTTCTGATAGTCGATCAGGTATTGTATTTATGCTATGGGGCAGGTATGCACAGGAAAAGCAGGTGCTGATAGATGAAACCAAACATCATGTTTTAAAAGCAGCGCATCCTTCACCTTTTAGTGCAGATAAAGGCTTCTTTGGATGCAAACATTTTAGCCGTGCAAATCAACTTTTGGTAAAGCAAGGTGTTGAGCCCATTGACTGGATGCTACACGAAGAACCAGCCATAAAAGCTGAATCATAA
- a CDS encoding lysophospholipid acyltransferase family protein has protein sequence MSTIKNIFGRIWALWGIIVFTATLLIVIIPILLTFLIAEPKGTAIFRIISKAWMNVFLTLIGCRIIIKGKDNFKKGETYVVVSNHNSLMDVPLTTPYIPGANRTIAKKSMAKVPLFGWVYTRGSVLVDRNSDESRRKSFDLMKQTLAQGLHMVIYPEGTRNRTKDPLKQFYDGAFKLATDTGKEIIPTLIFNTRKVLPPNKTFYLEPHTMEMHFLSPIPTKGRTSKEVKEQVFRIMWEYFKLHESR, from the coding sequence ATGAGCACGATAAAAAACATCTTTGGCCGCATTTGGGCTTTGTGGGGAATCATTGTCTTTACGGCAACACTCCTTATTGTTATCATCCCTATCCTGCTCACGTTTCTTATTGCCGAACCAAAAGGCACCGCAATTTTTCGGATCATTTCAAAAGCATGGATGAATGTCTTTCTAACTCTTATTGGCTGCAGGATTATCATAAAAGGAAAAGACAACTTTAAAAAAGGTGAAACATACGTAGTGGTAAGTAACCATAATTCGCTTATGGATGTACCACTTACCACACCGTACATACCTGGGGCAAACAGAACCATTGCTAAGAAATCGATGGCGAAGGTTCCTTTGTTTGGTTGGGTATATACACGCGGCAGTGTGCTTGTAGACAGGAATAGCGATGAAAGCAGGAGAAAAAGCTTTGACTTAATGAAGCAGACGCTGGCACAAGGGCTGCACATGGTTATCTATCCTGAAGGAACGCGCAACAGAACTAAAGACCCGCTAAAACAATTTTATGATGGTGCATTCAAACTAGCTACCGATACAGGTAAAGAGATAATCCCTACACTCATTTTTAATACACGTAAAGTTTTACCTCCTAATAAAACATTTTACCTGGAGCCGCATACAATGGAAATGCATTTTCTTTCGCCTATACCTACAAAAGGAAGAACATCTAAAGAGGTAAAGGAGCAGGTATTTCGCATTATGTGGGAATACTTCAAACTGCATGAAAGCAGGTAA
- a CDS encoding putative LPS assembly protein LptD: MIVFLITPQLNAKYPLYIFSFQSIEEQQDTTKLRSNRSQTLSTENGSAIPANTLRNVIAESRIDTPPITDTPLINTLDTPVQTIDTLNVRVSQDSIDAPITYAAEDSGVLFIDTKQFILYGKSSAKYTDVEINAAVVRLDQEKQMVLAYGVADTSGNPMDKPKLIQGETTSYSDSIFYNLRSQKGLTKSSYIQEGEMFIYANTVKKVNDNTLFAWRGRFTTCNLDTPHFAFRSKRLKIINQKMAVSGPASPEFEGVPVPIYLPFGIFPLNRGRQSGLLPPQFAANEDFGLGLEGLGYYKALNDYVDVMVRGNLYSYGGWNLNISPNYMRRYRYRGGLNLAIQNTKILNRTGNVKDEFTRTKSFMINWNHARDAKARPGTNFSASVNAGSTRFNRFVPNNTLQNFQNQLNSTISYTKDWRGKYNLSLNANHSQNSVSRLINLSLPNATFSMVTIYPFQKAEQVGTPKWYEKLGIAYNGNVQNQVSFYDSAFNLRRLLDTSLWTANHNIPITLSLPQLGPIQLAPGVSYSERWFGQAQRAYYDDSLKVVRLRSTRGFYTERETQFSLSANTRIFGTYNFNPKSDVQAIRHEVRPNFSLNYRPDLNRGNFEMIQADSTGRVRLPFSTTTGAQMIGDRRFAGMSFGVDNLLEMKVRNRKDTSAGAVKKVRLIDGFGFNSAYNFLADSMRLAPFNLYLRSTLFEKINITANAVLDPYSLDERGIRRNQLTWNADRFSLGRITNGQVAISTSFQSKTKDGKGGDNQAPRDEYMTPEEQQRQLDYVRSNPAEFTDFNIPWSVNLSYSLSFSNTFNPYAGGQRTDVFSNVSVNGDFSLTPRWKMGGSTYYDFKTKQIQTLTMFISREMHCWQMAINLTPIGLFRSFNITISPKSGILRDLRINRSRFFYGQ; this comes from the coding sequence GTGATTGTTTTCCTAATAACGCCACAGTTGAATGCCAAGTATCCCTTATATATTTTTTCTTTTCAAAGCATAGAAGAACAACAGGATACAACAAAACTTCGCAGCAATAGATCGCAGACTCTTTCTACCGAAAATGGATCAGCTATCCCGGCAAACACATTAAGAAATGTGATAGCTGAATCAAGAATTGACACACCACCCATTACCGATACGCCTCTCATCAATACCTTAGATACCCCGGTTCAAACTATAGATACTTTGAATGTAAGGGTCTCGCAGGATTCTATTGATGCACCTATAACCTATGCCGCAGAAGATAGTGGCGTGTTGTTTATCGATACCAAGCAATTCATTCTTTATGGTAAGTCTTCAGCCAAGTATACGGATGTGGAGATCAATGCAGCAGTTGTTCGCTTGGACCAGGAAAAGCAAATGGTGTTGGCTTATGGTGTTGCTGATACAAGTGGTAATCCAATGGATAAGCCTAAACTTATTCAAGGTGAAACAACCAGCTATAGCGACTCTATTTTTTACAACCTGCGTTCGCAAAAAGGTTTGACGAAAAGCTCCTATATACAGGAAGGCGAGATGTTCATTTATGCCAACACTGTAAAGAAGGTAAATGACAATACGCTCTTCGCATGGCGTGGAAGATTTACAACCTGTAACCTTGATACGCCGCACTTTGCTTTCAGGAGTAAAAGGCTAAAGATCATAAACCAGAAGATGGCAGTGTCAGGGCCTGCTTCGCCGGAATTTGAAGGCGTGCCTGTACCTATTTACCTGCCGTTTGGAATATTTCCTCTTAACCGTGGCCGTCAATCAGGTTTGCTTCCTCCGCAGTTTGCTGCCAACGAAGATTTTGGTTTAGGCTTAGAAGGGCTTGGATATTATAAAGCTCTGAATGATTACGTGGATGTAATGGTGCGCGGTAACTTGTACAGTTATGGTGGATGGAACCTGAATATTTCGCCTAACTACATGCGGCGTTACAGGTATAGAGGCGGGTTAAATTTAGCTATACAAAACACCAAGATCCTGAACAGGACAGGAAACGTTAAGGACGAATTTACCAGGACAAAGAGCTTTATGATTAACTGGAACCATGCCAGGGATGCTAAAGCAAGACCGGGAACAAATTTCTCTGCAAGTGTGAATGCAGGTAGCACCCGCTTCAACCGGTTTGTTCCAAATAACACCTTGCAGAATTTCCAAAACCAGTTGAACTCAACTATCTCGTATACCAAAGACTGGAGAGGAAAGTACAACCTGTCGCTGAATGCAAACCATAGCCAGAACAGTGTGAGCAGGCTGATCAACTTGTCTTTACCTAATGCTACTTTCAGCATGGTTACCATCTATCCATTCCAAAAGGCTGAGCAAGTAGGTACACCTAAGTGGTATGAGAAATTGGGTATTGCTTATAATGGTAATGTACAGAACCAGGTAAGTTTTTATGACTCTGCATTCAACCTGCGCAGGCTGCTTGATACTTCTTTGTGGACCGCCAATCATAACATTCCAATTACGCTATCATTGCCACAGTTAGGCCCTATTCAGTTGGCGCCGGGGGTATCGTACAGCGAAAGATGGTTTGGCCAGGCACAACGCGCTTATTATGATGATTCATTGAAAGTAGTACGCCTCCGTTCCACCCGCGGCTTTTACACCGAAAGAGAAACACAATTCTCATTGTCGGCTAATACGCGAATATTTGGTACGTACAACTTCAATCCTAAATCAGATGTGCAGGCTATAAGGCACGAGGTAAGGCCCAACTTCAGCCTGAACTACAGGCCAGACCTGAACAGGGGCAACTTTGAAATGATACAGGCCGATAGTACAGGAAGAGTCCGATTACCTTTCTCAACCACAACAGGAGCTCAAATGATCGGCGACAGGCGGTTTGCTGGTATGTCCTTCGGTGTTGATAATTTACTCGAGATGAAAGTGCGTAACCGTAAGGATACATCGGCAGGAGCGGTAAAAAAAGTTCGCCTGATTGATGGATTTGGTTTCAATAGTGCGTACAATTTCCTCGCTGATAGTATGCGTTTAGCACCTTTTAATCTTTACTTACGTAGTACTTTATTTGAAAAGATCAATATCACGGCCAATGCAGTTTTAGATCCTTATTCACTGGATGAAAGAGGCATCCGACGCAACCAGCTGACTTGGAATGCAGACCGCTTTAGCCTTGGCCGAATTACCAATGGACAAGTAGCTATATCCACTTCTTTTCAGAGTAAAACGAAAGATGGAAAGGGTGGTGATAACCAGGCGCCCCGCGATGAATACATGACACCAGAAGAGCAGCAGCGACAGTTGGATTATGTACGGAGCAATCCTGCTGAATTCACTGATTTCAACATTCCATGGTCAGTTAACCTGTCGTATTCATTGAGTTTCTCCAATACGTTCAACCCGTATGCAGGTGGTCAAAGAACGGATGTATTTTCTAACGTAAGTGTGAATGGAGATTTTAGTCTTACACCGCGCTGGAAAATGGGAGGAAGCACTTACTATGATTTTAAGACAAAGCAAATTCAAACGCTGACAATGTTCATCAGCCGCGAAATGCACTGTTGGCAAATGGCTATTAATCTTACACCAATTGGATTGTTCCGGTCATTCAATATTACCATCAGTCCTAAGTCCGGCATCTTACGCGACCTACGGATCAATCGTTCCAGGTTCTTTTACGGGCAGTAA
- a CDS encoding N-acetylmuramoyl-L-alanine amidase family protein: MLRCSVAVFLLLTVLSFFSFTDPQPKKPSALRTIIIDPGHGLPDPGAQGAYSSESQITLALGLKLRDRLLEVLPETNILITRTDEGLPAGLTDRNKANRYRADYANDNKGDLFIAIHVNSAAPRYERRLEGYKEETYYVTTGKGKSKKKVEKTRKVPIYKSYKLSCNVRGTETYIWAVNKQDQKQQAINRKDDHEQYFEAQDSAFSYFDSPEAKIFASLRTKKYFDQSRNAAALVEEEFKKLGRNSFGVKQRNHEGIWVLQATNMPSILVETGFICTPDEEDYLNSEKGQNELTYAMMRAVLRYKEALDSAPEASKSVTRTK, from the coding sequence ATGCTAAGATGTAGTGTTGCTGTATTTCTTTTACTTACAGTCCTTTCTTTCTTCTCCTTTACCGACCCCCAACCAAAGAAACCAAGTGCACTTCGTACCATTATTATTGATCCGGGTCATGGTTTGCCAGACCCTGGTGCGCAGGGAGCTTATAGCAGCGAATCACAGATTACACTTGCACTTGGTCTGAAACTTAGAGACAGGCTTTTGGAAGTTTTACCTGAAACAAATATTCTAATCACGCGTACCGATGAAGGTCTTCCTGCCGGGCTTACAGACAGGAACAAAGCCAACCGTTATCGTGCTGATTATGCTAACGATAATAAAGGGGATTTGTTCATTGCCATTCATGTTAACTCTGCAGCGCCACGCTACGAAAGAAGATTGGAAGGTTATAAGGAAGAAACTTATTATGTAACCACAGGTAAAGGCAAGAGCAAGAAAAAAGTAGAGAAGACACGTAAGGTGCCTATTTACAAGTCGTATAAATTATCATGTAATGTTCGCGGTACTGAAACTTATATCTGGGCAGTAAATAAGCAAGATCAAAAGCAACAGGCAATTAACCGTAAAGACGATCACGAACAATATTTCGAAGCACAGGATAGCGCCTTCAGTTATTTCGATTCACCTGAAGCAAAGATTTTTGCATCGCTTCGTACAAAAAAATATTTTGACCAAAGCCGCAATGCAGCAGCCCTGGTGGAAGAAGAATTCAAAAAACTGGGTCGTAATAGCTTTGGCGTAAAACAAAGAAACCACGAAGGCATTTGGGTTTTACAAGCTACCAATATGCCTAGTATCTTAGTTGAAACCGGCTTCATTTGCACACCCGATGAAGAGGATTACCTCAACAGTGAAAAAGGGCAGAATGAACTGACCTATGCAATGATGAGAGCCGTTTTAAGATATAAAGAAGCATTAGACTCAGCTCCGGAAGCCAGCAAGAGCGTTACCAGGACAAAGTAA
- a CDS encoding N-acetylmuramoyl-L-alanine amidase: MVRSIIFIALSLSIFHSALAQKGQLKKIIVDAGHGGSDVGARGRYSNEKDVSLAVALKLVKALQQEMPDVEVIPTRTSDIFHSPPTKANIANFNKGDLFVSIHCNAAPPSKHSEIVGYKTETYYTGKGKKRKKHTRKVPQYRTWTSPNPAKGTETYIWGAHKTDQKEAAMRENESLYLDSATANHVKDFDPNSPEKMILYSLKTQQYFGRSANLALTIEEEFVKVGRVSRQAQQREKGIWVLQAVAMPSVLIELGFISNPAEEDYLNSDRGQKEMVDSIVRALKRYKYSLDNSTADVQQIKK, translated from the coding sequence GTGGTAAGAAGCATAATTTTTATAGCCCTATCGTTATCCATATTTCATTCCGCATTAGCTCAAAAAGGTCAACTTAAGAAAATCATTGTAGACGCTGGTCATGGCGGCTCCGATGTAGGAGCTCGTGGCCGCTATAGCAATGAAAAAGATGTTTCGCTGGCAGTAGCTCTTAAACTAGTGAAAGCACTACAACAGGAAATGCCTGATGTAGAGGTCATTCCTACACGCACTTCTGATATTTTCCACTCGCCTCCTACTAAGGCAAACATTGCCAATTTCAATAAAGGCGACTTGTTTGTAAGTATACACTGCAATGCTGCGCCGCCTAGTAAACATTCAGAAATAGTAGGATATAAGACCGAAACCTACTACACAGGTAAGGGTAAAAAAAGAAAAAAGCATACGCGTAAAGTACCTCAGTACCGTACGTGGACATCTCCTAATCCTGCCAAAGGAACAGAAACCTATATCTGGGGTGCACATAAAACAGACCAGAAGGAAGCTGCCATGCGTGAAAACGAATCGCTTTACCTGGATAGTGCAACAGCCAATCACGTAAAAGATTTCGATCCCAACTCGCCGGAAAAAATGATCCTTTACTCGCTGAAGACCCAGCAGTATTTTGGAAGAAGCGCCAACCTCGCATTGACCATAGAAGAAGAATTTGTAAAAGTTGGTCGCGTTAGCCGCCAGGCTCAACAGCGTGAAAAAGGTATTTGGGTGCTCCAGGCTGTAGCTATGCCAAGTGTACTGATTGAGCTTGGTTTTATATCTAACCCTGCCGAAGAAGATTACCTGAACAGTGACCGCGGCCAGAAAGAAATGGTAGATAGTATTGTTCGTGCTTTAAAGAGGTATAAGTACTCACTGGATAATTCCACTGCCGACGTGCAACAAATAAAAAAGTAA